ATCCAAGAGATGCGTTTCGATGATCTTCTTCTGCGCCTCCAGCGATTCATTGGCTTTCGAGACACGGCTTTCGGAAAGGCCGAGCTGGCTCTGCTGCTGGTTCAGCCCGTTGATGGCCGAGCCGATATTCGTTACCGACTTCATCGCGACCATTTCGCGGATACCGCTGTCGACTTTCGGATCGAGGAAAGTCATCGACGTCATTGCGGTCAGTGCGAAATAGCGCATGCCCTGCGAATTGCTGTTGGTGGATGTTTCGACGATCTCGTTCTGGCTGATACGACTCGTCATGTTGGTGTCGCTCGCCTTCGAGCCGAATGTCGTCCAGAAATCATAGTTCTGGCCGGCCGTCAGGCTGGTGTGCGGCGGGTTTGTGACCGTCGTCGTGCCTTTGAAGACGCCTTCGATATGCGTCATGAAGCCTTCGACCTGCGTTTTCGACAGGCTGGCGAAATCGCCGACCGGTGGCGTCTGCGCCGCCATATAGGCATTCAGTTCCGTTTCATAGGCTGCCTTCAGCGGAGATCCGGGTGCAAAATAGTCGTCAACCGGCTTCACATCCGTATTGATGCCGGAAAACAGATATTCACCGTTGACAGCCGTATTGGCGAAGCTGGTGAAGTTGTTGAAGGCATTCGAGATCGTCTGGGCAACCGTCGTCAGCGTCGGCGCTTCACTGCTCGTATTGGGGACGAGAACCTTCTGGATCTCCTGCGCAGCTTTCGCCATGCCATCCAGCGCGGTCTGCGAGGATTTGAGGCGCTGCGTCGCAATCGAGTTGACGCTGACCAGCGAGGAAATGCGGTCGACATCACGGTTGAGATCGAGGCTGCGGGCCGTATTTGCGCCCAGCGTCAGGCCGAGATCGGCATGCTTGCCCGTCGTCAGCTCGGTGTTGAGACCGGTCATCTCAACCTGAGCCTTAAGGATGGTGCTGCGCATGCTGTTCTGCATTGCCAGCGATGAAATGAATGACGTTTTCATCGTTTACCTCACCATGTCCATCAGCGACTTGAGCATTTCGTCGACTGTGGTCACGAGTTTCGTGGCGGCCTTGTAGGATTGCTCGATGTCCATGAGCAGCGAGAGCTCCTCATCCAGGCTGACCGCCGTATTGTTCGAGTAGGAGGTGGCGGAGCGCTCGTAAAGCGCGCTTTTTGCTTCGTTTGCCGAAGTTGCGCCGGAACGCTCCTGCTCCAGCCACCCCATCGAGTTGGTGCCGTATTTCAGGATGCTGGTATTCGTATCGATACGTGTCGACGCGGCAAAATTCATGGGCGCGTCGAAAGCAGTGACATAGCTGCGGATCAGCGTGGAGAAACCGGTTCCACCCGACGTTGCTGTATTGATCACATAATCGGTACCGTTGATGCCGCCGTCACGCAACAATTCCGGATTTCCACCTTTGGAGATAATTAACGCCGGGTTGACGGTAATGCTGGCTGCGAGCCCGGGAGAGACAATTCCGTCTGCCGGAATGGTCGTCGCCAGAGGCGAGCCATAGGTGAAGAGGCCGGGCATGTTCGGCAGGCCGCTCGTCGCATCCGCAGGCTTTTCGGCGAACATGGTGATGAGACCGCGGGCGATTTCGTCAAGCTGGCTCTGCATGGTCGGCGCCAGATCGTCACGGACCTGCATCAGGCCCTGAAGCGAGCCGGCGGCCGTGGTGTTGGCACCGGTGGCGGCTTTGAGCGCAACGCCATCGACGTAAATGGCATTGCCGGTGGTCGTCGCGTCGTAGCCCGGCTGGACGTTGAACGTCACCTTGCGCGGCACGATTTCGAACAGCGTCGCCCCATCGGTCGTGTAAAGCGCCACATCATTGTTGGGCCGGTTCACGACATTGATGCCGATGATCGAGGAAATGTCCTTGAGGAGCGTCTCGCGCTGGTCGAGAGCGTCGCTTGGGTCGCCGCCGATCGCGGTCTGTGCCTTGACCTCGTTATTGGCTTCCTCGAATTTTGCGAGCAAACCGTTCAGCTTGTCGACCTGAAGGGCCATTTCCTTATCGGCGCGCAGACGCATCGCCTGCAATTCGCTTGAGGCCTTGTTCAGGGAGCTGGCGACATCCGTCGCGGAGGTGACGGCCGTTGCGGCCAAAGCGGCATCACTCGGCTTCGCGGCATAACCGTCGAGGCTTTTGAGCAATTCCTTCATGTAGTTGGCTGGCGAACTCTCGTAATTGTTGCCGCCGAAAATGCTCTTCATCTCCTCCAGGCCGCTCAGCACGGCGCTCTGCCCGGTAGCGAGAGAGGAACTGGAAATCGTCTGCCTGAGAAGACTTTCATTCTGGGCACGACCGTTGGAGACGATACTCGCTCCAGCCATGGTCGTGCCGAGAATGGCGGTACGCTTGACGTAGTTCGCATTACCGACATTGGCAATGTTTTTCGAAGTAACGTCGGTCTGCTTACCTGTGTTATTGAAAATCGACTGCGCAGTATTCATTGCTGACGTGAGCGACATTCATCTGTCCCCGTAGGAATTACTATCTCTTCAGATTGATCAGGACGTCCATCAAATCCGATCCGGTCTGGAAGACCTTCGAATTCGCTGTGTAGATGCGCTGGGATTCAATCATGTCGGTGAGTTCGCTGGCGATATCGACGTTCGAGCCTTCGAGCGCGCCCTTCTGGATGTAGCCGAAGCTACCCGTCTGGGCAAAACCGATGGTGACGACACCCGACTCGTTGCTCGGCAGATAGACGTTGCCGTTCTGCGGGCTCAGATTGTCGACGCTCGGCACGGTTGCCAGCGCCAGCTGGTAGATGTTGCGGCGACCGCCATCCTGATAGACCGCCGTCACGACACCGTCCTTACCGATTTCGACGTCCTTGATCTGACTCGGACCGTTGCCGTTCAGAACAGCCGTGCCGGGGGTGAACTTCGCCGAAAACTGCGTCATCTGCGACAGGTCGATATTGATCGCCTGCGGCACACCGCTCACCTGATCGTTGATGACGATCGATTTCGGAGACGCGGTGGTCAGCTTATTGGTGACAGGATCGAATTCCAGATCCACCTTTGTCTGGACAAGGTTAGCGGCAGGCGTTGCCGTATAGGGGAAGCCGCCATTCGTCGACTGATCCTGACGATAAACCGCTACTTCCCAGGTGTTGTCGCCTGTCTTGGTATAGTAGAAATCGTAAAGCACCTTTGCGCCGCCGCTGTCGAATGCCGTCAACGACGTCTTGTTGCCGAATGCCGCAGTCGCAGTGTTGCCGCTTGGAAGCGGTGCCGTTGCGGCCTTGTCATCGCGATTAAGATTGGCCGGGAAGCTGCCCTGCGTGGAGGGCGATGCCGTCAGGCCGAAATTGTTGACGTTGATGGCTTCAAGACCCGTGAAACCGTTGACGACGGCAGCAGGGGGGTTGGAACCGTAGGGGTAACCCATCAGCTGGAAGCCCGCAGCGTTTTCCAGGTAGCCTTCCGAGTTCTTCTGGAAGGAGCCGGCGCGCGTCAGATAAGGCGTGCCCGATCCATCCTGGACCACGAAGAAGCCGTTGCCCTGAATGGCAAGGTCCGTGCTCGACGTGGTGTAGGAGAGGTTGCCTTGCTCCGAAATGCTGTAGCGAACGTTGGACTGCACACCGCCGGAAGCGTAGCTGCCCGACGAGGAGGGCAGAACGAGCGAGGAGAACGACGTCGATGCGCGCTTGTAGCCGGTGGTGCTTGCGTTGGCGATGTTGTCGCCCACGGTGCCCAGCTTGTTCGCCTGTGCATTCATGCCGGACACGCCGGTTCGCATAGTGCCGAAAATACTCATTCAAAAACCCTCGTGGTCATCTTTCAAGGAGAAGGTAAAGCGTTTGGCTTGCGTGAAGCTGTCTGAAATACCGCGTTTGAAAAAGGACCACGCGGGTCAATGAAAATCATTGCCAATCAATGCTGTAGCCGAGGAAGCGCTTGGAATCGACCGGATCGTAGCCGAGTTTCTTGCGCAGCTTCTTGCGAAGCTTGCTGATGTGGCTTTCCACGACGTTTTCTTCGACGTCGTCATCGAAGATGCCGTAGATGGCATTGAAAATCTGCGCCTTGGAAACGCGGCGTCCGCGATTGGCGATCAAATATTCAAGGATGCGGCGCTCGCGGCGCGGCAGGGGAAAAACTTCGCCGCCGACTTCCGGGTCACGTCCATCGGAGAAGACCCGGATCGGTCCGGCGTCGGTGAAATTCGAGATAACCTGCAGCCGGCGGCGGATAGCCGCCGCACGTGCGAGGATTTCACGGGGGTGGACAGGCTTGCGCACGACATCGTCGACGCCGCTGTCGAATAATGCGAGCGTCGCCTCCAGCGATGGCTGGTCGCTCACCGCAATCACCGGTGCCGTCGTGCGATCCCTGATCGCCTTCGGCAATGAGAAGCTCCGGTCGCCCTGGCCGATTAGGAAGGCTTCCACAGCTGCCAAATCGCTTTCCGCCGCCGTCGTGACCCATTCCCCGAATTCGACCGGATCAAACCCGGTCGAGGGAATGCCCTCACGCCCAAATAGAGATGTATAGCCGTCTTTAACGAGCTCGCGCTCATCAACCACTACGATCATTCGTCCGCCTCCGAATCAGTGTGGTGTTTTCCAATGAGGCATTGGTACGAATCGGCGGATTCCGTCACAACTGTAGGAAATCATCGATAGTTATTAATAATTGATTAACTATTATGTGCCGATTTGATCTACATATAGTGGTTGTTAACCATATATGGTACAAAATTTTTGTGCAAAAATTTTCGAAAATGCGAAAAAACGCTTGATCCGCCTTTTTTCGGGCTCTCTCTCGCCACATTTCCGTTTGCGAGTCTTTGACTTCAAAGAAGCAATTTCAGGTTGTTATCCGTCGCAGAAATTTTTCGCGTTCGGGGTCCATTTTCCGTAACCGGTCGCCACGAGATTGGCGATGACACGGCAGACATATTTCTTCTGTGCCGGGTCGTTGTTCGGGCCCGCGTGATAGCGCGCGACGGCCATCGTCCAGGTTTCATGCCTGTTATGGAGGTTGCGCAGGAACATGGCGGCATATTCGACATTGCGGCGCGGATCGAACATTTCCCGCGCGGAAGTGAAATTTTCGCCGTGGAAATAGTGATTTATCTGCATGCAGCCGAGGTCGATGAGCTTGGCGCCGCTGCGTTTTGCCGCCTCAAAAGTCATCAAAGCTTCCTCGGTCGAGGCGGCAAATACCGGTTTTCCTTCGATATTCATCGCATTAGGGTCAAGCCGGCCCTTGCGGCCGGTCTCTGTCAGCCCCACCGAATAGAGAATTCCCTCCGGCACGCCATATTTGCGTGCCGCCGACTGGATCTCTCTTTCACACACGCCTGAGGTTGCCGAAGCCGATGCCTTCTCAGAGGTAGACGCCATTGTCAGCAGAAGAGCGGGCAGAGCCAAGAGCGCCATCCATGCCTTCATTATGCACCCCCAAATTATTGCCATTGTCCTGCCGACCGTCGCGTGCGCCGGACTCGTCACGGTTGCGCCCGGCCGCTGCTTGCTGGCCCTGTTGCTGCGCCTGCTGATTTTGCTGATTGTTGCCCTGTGTGCCCGTTTGGTCACTCTTGTCAGAAGAAGCGATGCTGATTGTGATGGTATCGACGGTCAAACCCTGCGCCTTGAGGCCCTCGAGGATGCTCTTGCTGTCGTCCTGGAGCTTTTTATAGGCTGCGACACTCTCCACCGTCATGTGTACGGCAAGCTCGTCGCCGGCAAGGCGCAAGGACATCGTCACCGATCCTAGCTCGATCGGCGTCATATGCAGCTTCAGGGTATGAACCACCTGGCCGGTGCTGCTCTGGGCCGCGGCGTTGGAGAGCGACGAACCCGGATGCATCGCGCTCACCCATTCGGGATCATTGGCGATCAGGCCGGTCAGGGCCGAGGCATTTGTTGAGGGCGCAAGGCCAATGAAACGCCGTGAATCGAGGACCGTTATCGTATCGGTGGCCTTGCCGCCGCTTTCCCGCGCATCGAATTCGACGCGGCCTTCACGCTGCACCGTGCCCATATCAAGCGCGCGGGGCGCGCCGGAACGTGGTGATGAGAAACGGAACGCCGAGGCATTGCCTTCGTTTTCCGATGCCGATCCTGCATCTTTAGCGGTCGGATCAATCCGGCTCGGCATGTCCTTGACCGAATGTTCCACCTTGCTGCGCACGGGTTCGGCCTTGTCGGCCTTGACCGTATCGGCCTTTCCGGCAATCGCCTGGGCGATTTCCTCAAGCGGCGTCTTGGCTGTCGCCACATCAGCCGCATTGGCCGCGACCAGGTGCAGGGCAGCCAGCTTCGGATCGATCGCATCGGCCGTTTTCTCGGCGTCCTTGTGCTCATCGTCGCGGATTTTCTTACCGGGTTTAGTGTTCTCGGGTTTCCCCAGCGTCTTCACGGCGCTTTGGATCTCGGCCAATGTCTCATTGGCACGCCCTTCGCCAACATGATCGTTGACGAGCGCATTCAGGAACGTCGAGGGCCGTTTCACCGGAACATCCACCTTCTCCGCCTCCCCTTCTGGCTGTGCCTGCGGCTCTTCAGCCGGGTTTTCATCCTGCTGGTGGCGCGAATGCAGTGCCTGTGGCTGGCGGTCGTCACGGACGTTGGAAAGAGCATCGCCAAAGCTGCCGCCATTGGCGTCATCCCGGACGTTGCCCGCGCGCGGATCGGATGGTGGTGGCGCATTCACTACCGCGTTGATGGCTGCGTCGATCATGGTGCCCCCTCGCCTTTCTTCAACAGGCTGTCGATTTCATCGAGCTTGCTGCGTCCGCTCGTCACGAGCTGCCGGACATTCTCGCTGTGATCGTCAACCTTCTGGGTTTCGACCCGCCATATGCTTTTGGTCTCGGCAGCGGTCGCCTTGTTTTCGGGCGCATTGCGCCCTGTGTCTTTAACGGTGGCGCTGTCTCCGCCTGTCCCGGAGTGCGGCGAAGGCGGGCGTACCACCTGTTCTGCAATGGCCCTTGCGGCCTCCCGCAATGCCCTGTCCCGATCCGAAAGCTGCTCGTCCGGAATTTGTCCTATTGTCTCTATCGCGCTCACAACGTCGGGTGTTCCGATATTCGACAGGCTTTCATAGAGATTTGCCTGCACTTCCGGCTCACCCGGCTGCGTGGGGGACAGCGCCTTGGCTTTGAGGGCCGCCATCCGTGCCAGCGAATCCTTGCCGCTGATTGCCGCGAGACGGGAAAGGCGCAGGTAAGCTTCCTTCTGTCTTTCGGTATCCATCATGGCGAAGGTATCCTGGATCACCTCCTCGCCAATGGCATCGGCGCGCTTGACGACAAGCGAGACCAGAAGATCTGCAAACTGGCTGGCATAAGGCGAATGCAGGAAACGTCGGGCATAACGCTGGGCATAATTGACGCCACGCGCAGCATCGCCGTCTTCCACCGCAATGGCGAGCGAACGGCGCAATGCCGCTTCTTCAACGATCGTGCCCGGCGCTTCCAGCCGGGCGATGTCATAAAAGCCGAGTGCAGCCAGCGGATCGCGCGGGATCGTGACGTTGCCGCCGATCAGGGCCAGATAAGCACCGATCCGCTTGCCGCGATATTCAGGCACCATGGCCGCGATGCTCTGCGCGACAAGTGTTCCCTTGCCGGACAGATATTTACGCAGAATGTCGGCCACGCGGCTGTCGAAATTGCCGTCCACGTCACGCGCGACCAGCAATTCCAGCGTGGCCGGATTGCCACCGCTCATCGCATAGATCAGCGCCGCATCCACATTGCGTGGATCCTTGAAGATGGCCGAGGGGGCGCTTCTCAGCCGCTCATCGATGGTCTGCAGCAGGAACCGCTGCATTTCGGATGCAGAATGGTCACCCATCGCCACCGAGTCCTGCACGAATTGCAGGGAGCGCAGCATGGCATAGGGCATGAGATTGTCCTGCGACTGCGAAAACGCCTTGCTCGGCTCGGAACCGAGACCGCAAAGCGTCGCCGCAAGAAGAAGCCAGCGTTTCGAGGTTTTCGTCACACTCACCCCCGATCAGCCTCAAGCAGAATTTCGATGCGGCGGTTTGCATCCGCCAGCGGGTCTGCCGGCACCTGCAATCTGCGGTCCGCGAAACCTGAGACCTGCTTCACCCGCTCTTCCGAAAGCCCGCCGCGCACCAGCATGTAATAGGCGCTGTGCGCGCGATCCATCGAAAGGCGCCAATTGTCGTTGGCCTCGCCCTTGAACTGCCGCCCATCGGTATGGCCCCGGATCACGACGCTGCCACCGCGCTCCTGCAGCAGCTTGCCGATTTTCTCCATGGCGAGAACCATTTCCCGTCGGGGAACGGCCGACCCGATATTGAACATCGGTGTTTCCGTCTGGTCGGAGATCGTCAGCAGCAATCCACCTTCGGACGGCGTCACCACCAGACCTTCGGAAAGCTTGCCGGTGATGCCCGATATCTGCTTCTCGATTTCTTCGCGCAGCTTGTCGGCCTTGTCCCATTCGGCATCGCTGGCCTTGCTCGGGTCGTCCGGAGCGGGTCTGGCAAGGGCTGCCTGCTCGGTGGCGTCCGGTCGTTGCTGGGGCACCACGGCCGCGATCTCGGCCGGCTTGCTGTCATCCGTCTTGCCAGTCGCAGGCTTGTCGCTCGCCGCCTTGTCGACAGCGGTATCGGCCTGCGCCAGCGCGACCGTCTCAACGCTCTTTTCATCGTTCCTGGCCGCCACATCCTGCTGTTTTGCCTCTGCAGCCTGGGTGGTTTCCACCGGAACCTGCTTCTGGTCGGAGCGGGTGATCTTCACCTGCTGGGTCCAGAAATCCGGGTCGAAAGGATCACGATAGGCTTCGCCGCCGCTTGCGCCCGTCGCCGGGCCGGAATCGGCAGCGCCGCCCTCGCCCTTGGCGCTGACATTGGCCTGCTGGCCCACCTGCTGGGCGATTTCCGCCAGCACGGAATAGGGGTTCTGAAAAAAGTCAGCCTCGGAAAAATTCGACTGCTCGCCCGTCTGTGACGTCAGGTCTTCGCCAGTCGCGGCGGCAGAGCCCTTGGTGACATTCTCCGCCTTGATATTCGACTTGTCCTTTTTCTCGACGCCCTCTTCCTTATCGACAGGCTTTTCGAGCCCCTTGGACGAGGGTTTTTCGTCGGAAAGCTTGATAGGGTTGAAGTAGCTCGCGACTGAGGCCTTGGTTTCCTCGTTGGCGGCGTTAACCAGCCACATGACGAGGAAGAACGCCATCATCGCCGTCATGAAGTCGGCATAGGCGATCTTCCAGGCACCCCCATGGGCGCCGTCGTGCCCGCCCTTGTGGCGCTTGACGATGATGATCTCGTTCTTGCCGTGGTGGTGATTTTCGCCTTCACTCATTTCATCACCTTGCGAAGACTGGACGCCCAGGCGGACATGCGCGTCACGAACACGCTTTCATCCAACTCGACGGAAAGATCGATATCGGTCGTTTCGGTAAATTTCATCGTTTCTTCTTCAAAGCCCGGCTGGGTCTTCAACTGGTCGTACAGAGTTTTAGGACCCTTCACGACGAGTGTGACGGCCTTGCCATCGGGCATGGCGGCGCGCACGACATCTGCAAGCGCGGAAACCGCCTTCAGCGAGAGTTTTTCCGTCAAAAGCGGGGCGAGAATGGCGGCGGCCTGGTCGCTGAGATTGGCGGCGATCGCATCGATGCCCTCACGCAGGCCGCGAGACAGAAAAATAGCCGTCTCTTCGAGATAGAGAGTGCGCAGGTCTTCCAACTCTGCCGCATGCGCGGCAAGCAGCTCCTCGCGCTCGGCCTGCATCTTTTCGGTGAGCTCGCGCGTCGCGTCGGCGCGGCCGCGCTCATACGCTGCCTGTTTCTCGCTCTCGACGTCGACGGGGCCAAGATCGGCAAAACCGGAAGAACTATCGGCGAAGCCCGACATCAGGTCTGTGTCGGTGAACACGTCGCCGAAGGCAGGTGCCGGCAGCTGCGGTTTTGTTTCGCCGAAATCTTTCAAAAACCGTGCAATGGACGCGCTCATGCCTGCCCCCTGACAAAAAGGGAAATGCGAGCAGAGCTGGTTTCCTGGTAACGCGAATCGCTAAAGCCTCG
This genomic interval from Agrobacterium tumefaciens contains the following:
- a CDS encoding flagellar hook-associated family protein, whose translation is MKTSFISSLAMQNSMRSTILKAQVEMTGLNTELTTGKHADLGLTLGANTARSLDLNRDVDRISSLVSVNSIATQRLKSSQTALDGMAKAAQEIQKVLVPNTSSEAPTLTTVAQTISNAFNNFTSFANTAVNGEYLFSGINTDVKPVDDYFAPGSPLKAAYETELNAYMAAQTPPVGDFASLSKTQVEGFMTHIEGVFKGTTTVTNPPHTSLTAGQNYDFWTTFGSKASDTNMTSRISQNEIVETSTNSNSQGMRYFALTAMTSMTFLDPKVDSGIREMVAMKSVTNIGSAINGLNQQQSQLGLSESRVSKANESLEAQKKIIETHLLDIEGIDTYEAKTRLDLLQQQIEIAYSLTSRLQKMSLVNYL
- the flgK gene encoding flagellar hook-associated protein FlgK, yielding MSLTSAMNTAQSIFNNTGKQTDVTSKNIANVGNANYVKRTAILGTTMAGASIVSNGRAQNESLLRQTISSSSLATGQSAVLSGLEEMKSIFGGNNYESSPANYMKELLKSLDGYAAKPSDAALAATAVTSATDVASSLNKASSELQAMRLRADKEMALQVDKLNGLLAKFEEANNEVKAQTAIGGDPSDALDQRETLLKDISSIIGINVVNRPNNDVALYTTDGATLFEIVPRKVTFNVQPGYDATTTGNAIYVDGVALKAATGANTTAAGSLQGLMQVRDDLAPTMQSQLDEIARGLITMFAEKPADATSGLPNMPGLFTYGSPLATTIPADGIVSPGLAASITVNPALIISKGGNPELLRDGGINGTDYVINTATSGGTGFSTLIRSYVTAFDAPMNFAASTRIDTNTSILKYGTNSMGWLEQERSGATSANEAKSALYERSATSYSNNTAVSLDEELSLLMDIEQSYKAATKLVTTVDEMLKSLMDMVR
- a CDS encoding flagellar hook protein FlgE — translated: MSIFGTMRTGVSGMNAQANKLGTVGDNIANASTTGYKRASTSFSSLVLPSSSGSYASGGVQSNVRYSISEQGNLSYTTSSTDLAIQGNGFFVVQDGSGTPYLTRAGSFQKNSEGYLENAAGFQLMGYPYGSNPPAAVVNGFTGLEAINVNNFGLTASPSTQGSFPANLNRDDKAATAPLPSGNTATAAFGNKTSLTAFDSGGAKVLYDFYYTKTGDNTWEVAVYRQDQSTNGGFPYTATPAANLVQTKVDLEFDPVTNKLTTASPKSIVINDQVSGVPQAINIDLSQMTQFSAKFTPGTAVLNGNGPSQIKDVEIGKDGVVTAVYQDGGRRNIYQLALATVPSVDNLSPQNGNVYLPSNESGVVTIGFAQTGSFGYIQKGALEGSNVDIASELTDMIESQRIYTANSKVFQTGSDLMDVLINLKR
- a CDS encoding response regulator transcription factor, whose protein sequence is MIVVVDERELVKDGYTSLFGREGIPSTGFDPVEFGEWVTTAAESDLAAVEAFLIGQGDRSFSLPKAIRDRTTAPVIAVSDQPSLEATLALFDSGVDDVVRKPVHPREILARAAAIRRRLQVISNFTDAGPIRVFSDGRDPEVGGEVFPLPRRERRILEYLIANRGRRVSKAQIFNAIYGIFDDDVEENVVESHISKLRKKLRKKLGYDPVDSKRFLGYSIDWQ
- a CDS encoding lytic transglycosylase domain-containing protein; the protein is MALLALPALLLTMASTSEKASASATSGVCEREIQSAARKYGVPEGILYSVGLTETGRKGRLDPNAMNIEGKPVFAASTEEALMTFEAAKRSGAKLIDLGCMQINHYFHGENFTSAREMFDPRRNVEYAAMFLRNLHNRHETWTMAVARYHAGPNNDPAQKKYVCRVIANLVATGYGKWTPNAKNFCDG
- a CDS encoding flagellar hook-length control protein FliK; translated protein: MIDAAINAVVNAPPPSDPRAGNVRDDANGGSFGDALSNVRDDRQPQALHSRHQQDENPAEEPQAQPEGEAEKVDVPVKRPSTFLNALVNDHVGEGRANETLAEIQSAVKTLGKPENTKPGKKIRDDEHKDAEKTADAIDPKLAALHLVAANAADVATAKTPLEEIAQAIAGKADTVKADKAEPVRSKVEHSVKDMPSRIDPTAKDAGSASENEGNASAFRFSSPRSGAPRALDMGTVQREGRVEFDARESGGKATDTITVLDSRRFIGLAPSTNASALTGLIANDPEWVSAMHPGSSLSNAAAQSSTGQVVHTLKLHMTPIELGSVTMSLRLAGDELAVHMTVESVAAYKKLQDDSKSILEGLKAQGLTVDTITISIASSDKSDQTGTQGNNQQNQQAQQQGQQAAAGRNRDESGARDGRQDNGNNLGVHNEGMDGALGSARSSADNGVYL
- the motC gene encoding chemotaxis protein MotC translates to MSVTKTSKRWLLLAATLCGLGSEPSKAFSQSQDNLMPYAMLRSLQFVQDSVAMGDHSASEMQRFLLQTIDERLRSAPSAIFKDPRNVDAALIYAMSGGNPATLELLVARDVDGNFDSRVADILRKYLSGKGTLVAQSIAAMVPEYRGKRIGAYLALIGGNVTIPRDPLAALGFYDIARLEAPGTIVEEAALRRSLAIAVEDGDAARGVNYAQRYARRFLHSPYASQFADLLVSLVVKRADAIGEEVIQDTFAMMDTERQKEAYLRLSRLAAISGKDSLARMAALKAKALSPTQPGEPEVQANLYESLSNIGTPDVVSAIETIGQIPDEQLSDRDRALREAARAIAEQVVRPPSPHSGTGGDSATVKDTGRNAPENKATAAETKSIWRVETQKVDDHSENVRQLVTSGRSKLDEIDSLLKKGEGAP
- a CDS encoding MotB family protein, which translates into the protein MSEGENHHHGKNEIIIVKRHKGGHDGAHGGAWKIAYADFMTAMMAFFLVMWLVNAANEETKASVASYFNPIKLSDEKPSSKGLEKPVDKEEGVEKKDKSNIKAENVTKGSAAATGEDLTSQTGEQSNFSEADFFQNPYSVLAEIAQQVGQQANVSAKGEGGAADSGPATGASGGEAYRDPFDPDFWTQQVKITRSDQKQVPVETTQAAEAKQQDVAARNDEKSVETVALAQADTAVDKAASDKPATGKTDDSKPAEIAAVVPQQRPDATEQAALARPAPDDPSKASDAEWDKADKLREEIEKQISGITGKLSEGLVVTPSEGGLLLTISDQTETPMFNIGSAVPRREMVLAMEKIGKLLQERGGSVVIRGHTDGRQFKGEANDNWRLSMDRAHSAYYMLVRGGLSEERVKQVSGFADRRLQVPADPLADANRRIEILLEADRG